TGACTTCTTTAACAAAAACCTGTAGTCCGGACGGATTGCCAAAGTCGCCCGGTCTCGACCAAAAGCACCTGCAAAAAGTACCGGTAAGAAGAGTGTCGTGGCGCCTGAGCGCCACTCGACACCCAATCCGCCGTTTAGCCCATCAGGAGACAAGATGAAAACCATTGGATATGCAGCTCAATCCGCGCAAAGCCCCTTAGAGCCGTACGAATATGACTGTCGCGACCTCAGAGATGATGATGTTGCCATTGAAATACTCTACAGCGGCGTGTGCCACAGCGATTTACACACTGTGAAAAATGACTGGGGCTGGACCCTGTATCCCACTGTGCCGGGGCATGAGATTGTTGGCCGCGTGATTGAGGCTGGCCCCGGGGTCACCCAATTCAAAGCTGGCGACAAGGTCGCCGTGGGTTGCATGGTAGACAGCTGTCAGACCTGCTCTCACTGCCACAGCGGTGAAGAGCAATTCTGCGAGCAAGGATTTACCCAAACCTATAACAGCGCCGACAGGCACACAGGGGAAATCACCAAAGGTGGCTACGCCAGACACATAGTCGTGCGGCAGGAGTTTGTACTCCAGATCCCGCCATCTCTGGATCTTGCCAGGGCGGCACCACTGCTGTGTGCCGGCATTACCACCTACTCGCCATTGAGAACCTGGCAGGTTGGCCCGGGCAGCCGTGTGGCCGTGATAGGCATGGGCGGACTTGGCCATATGGCTATCAAATTGGCTGTTGCCATGGGGGCACATGTCACTGTTATCAGCCGTAGCGCCGACAAACGCCAGGATGCCATGCAGTTAGGCGCCAATGGGTTTCTCATCTCTACCGAAACACAGAGCATGCAGCAGGCAGTAAACCAATTCGATCTCATCCTGGATACCATCCCGGTAAAACATGATGTTACGCCCTATATGCCATTGCTCGAGGTCGATGGCACCCTGACGCTGGTTGGTCAGGTCGGCCCCCTCGCAGAAGTGAATACCGTGCCCATGATCATGGGGCGTCGGCGTATTGCCGCCTCCCTGATTGGTGGAATCGCTGAGACTCAGGAGATGCTCGATTTTTGTGCCCGAATGAACATCTTGCCCGAAGTGGAAATGATCACCATGGAGCAGATTAACGACGCATTCGAGCGGCTTGAAAAGTCAGACGTGCACTACCGCTTTGTAATCGATATGCAGGCGTCCAGGTTCTGATAAATCAAATAAGAGGCTCAGTTCAGAGCCTCTTTTCTATGACCAATTCGATGTCTTTGGCATCGGTTAACCAGGCGCAGTCGCCCGGTAGCCTGCCAAGTTTTATTAATCCCCTGGCGTAGCCAAAATCCCGATAAAAGAAGGCGAGGTTCCCCCAGGGGGCGTAGTAGCAGATATCACCTGTATTGGCCGCCGTGCCTGTGGGTGAGCCCGCTGTCGATAAGGCAGTATCCAGGTATGCGATTTTCTCTGTGCCTGCATAATCTGTGAGTATGAGACTCAGAGGCAACAAGGCGAAAAAATCCCTTGCCGCCGCAGAGTCATCAAGGCTGGCATGGATAACAGTGCCATTAACCAGCAATCGAATATTCATGTGCGCCTCCGGTGTATCTGACATGGCAGCAGTGGCTCACCGGGCCCCAGGCAAAGTTGTATTCAGGTACTGGGCGTCCGTCACCGCCTCAAGCCATGTCACGGCACTGCCGGATTTGCTCTCCTGAATGGCTATGTGGCTCATGCTGGTATAAGAAACCGCACCATGCCAGTGGACAACATTGGCCGGGATAGACACCAGATCGCCGGGTTGAATTTGTATACGTTCGCTACCCGCTTGCTGAACCCAGCCCATGCCGGAGGTGACAATCAAGGTTTGCCCAATCGGGTGCGTATGCCAATGTGTGCGGCTTCCCGCCTCAAAGGTGACATTGGCGCCCGAGCTTCGTGCCTCTCCCTGGGCACTGAACAGTGCTTCCACCTTTACCTTGCCGGTAAAAAATGCATCAAGACCCTGAATGGGCTCCCGACTGTCCAGAGAATCCACGCTGATGTGCACGCCGTTCTCGCTTTTTTGCGCCGCCTCGGGACAGAGGCTAATGAATAACAGGGGAAGAGCGGCAAAAACAGTCAGGTCTGAGGGTTTCATAGAATGTACTCCAATGCACGGGGCTAAGCTTCAGCGATGGTACCAAGCGAGTGGCATGACCCATTGTTCCAGCTCGCCTCAGGCATCCATAGCAGGATACTGGCAATTGATTGCCTATTCGTCCGAATCATCGTCTCGATTGGTGGTAACAACTTCGTATCTGCGTAAAATCATCGGGAAGCAGATTTCGCAAAAAGTCTTCCCCTGTTGGAGCCAAACATGCCTGAAAAAGAACGTATCGACAGCCTCTCGGTGGCCCTTGCCGGCGTGGTAGCAAGACGCACTGAAGGGGTGGAATGGGCGTCCACAGCAATCGAAGGGCTGGAGTTTTATCGTCAACCCTCACCGACGTCCTGCGCTATCTGCGTGGTAGAGCCCAGCATCGCCCTGGTGGTACAGGGGGCGAAAAGCATGACATTGGGTGAACAGAGTTACAGATACGATACCAACCGCTTTCTTATCACCTCTTTGGATTTACCGGCAAAAATGCAGGTGTTGGAGGCCAGTGAGGAACAGCCTTATCTGGGCATTGTCATCAAGCTGGATTTGGCCATGATGAGCGAGCTGATTTTACAGGCGCCACTGCATCCACATAAAAGTGCCACACCAGAGCACGCCATGGTGCTTGGCAATACGACTGCGTCATTTCTGGATGCCATTCAGCGTCTGGTGGCACTGCTCGATGAGCCAGAGTCCATTGCTGTGCTCGCGCCACTGATCAAAAAAGAAATTTTCTGGCGGGTACTTATCAGTGAACAGGGTAGCCGCTTGCGACAAATTGCATCGGCCGGCAGCCATGGACTGCGTATCGCCAGAGCCATCGAATGGCTCAAAACACATTATGACGAACATCTCAGTGTCGATGGGTTGGCTGAATTGGCACGCATGAGTAAATCAACGTTTCACCACCACTTTAGAGAATGGACATCCATGAGTCCGCTTCAGTACCAAAAGAGGCTGAGGCTGCTTGAGGCTCGCCGGTTAATGCTCGGAGAAAATCTGGATGCCTCTGCGGCGGCTTACCGCGTGGGCTACGAAAGCCCATCGCAGTTTTCCCGGGAATATTCACGCCTCTTTGGCAATCCCCCAAAACGGGATGTGATAACCCATTGGCAGTAACACAGCCAAATCCCCTGCCAAACGGGTGAAATATCGCTTTGCGCAAGCCATTATCAACGAGCTGCTGGCGCTTAAGATTTACGACTGGCCGGAAGAGAAATTCAATCACCTCAAGCGGCATCTTTGCGCCAACGATATTGAAGCATTGAAGGCAGCCAGCGCCGATTACGACAGTGAGCAAATGTAAAATTTAAAAGCTATTTATCAGCAACTTAATCTTCCTTTCGCACACAAAAAACCATTATCGGGTTAGCACAGGGGTGCAACCCGATAATGGGTAAACTGAGTGTCTTGAACTCAGTTTTACGCTCTAGCCTTGTGCGCCATGCGCCACGACTGCATCACCCGCACGACTCGCCTTATCAATCAAGATCGCGGGCGTCAGCAATTGCGGCAATACCTGCGGCTGTAAATTTCCCTTTCGATACCAAAGATACAAAGGCACACCGGAGCGCTGATGTTTGGCCAGAAATCGGGTGATATCCGGGTCGCCATTGGTCCAGTCGCCCAACATCACCGCCATATTGGCGCGGGCAAAGGCCGCCTGGGTCTCTTGCCGCTCAATGGCAGTCTTCTCGTTCAGCTTACAGGTCAGGCACCAGTCGGCACTGAAATACACAAACATATCCCGCTCACTGATAAGCGTTGTCAGAACGTCTTCATCGAAAGGAAGCGGCAATCTCGCCCCGTGTTCAGCAACTTCGGCTTGCAAAGGTTCATGCGATCGGGAGCCGGGAGAAGCTGTCATCAAAGTGCCTGTGATTACCACCAGCACCACAAGCAGCGGCCACCAGGGTCTGTCACGCCCCCCTTGCAGAAACAGTCCCATAAGCCACAGCACCAGACTCAGCAGCAGTACCAACAGCAGCGCAACAAACACATATTGGCTGTCAGCCTGCTGCATCAAAACCCAAACCAGCCCAAGCGCCGTCAGAAACATGGGAACCGAGAAACAGCGCTTTGCCGTAACCATCCAGGCGCCGGGTCTGGGCATGCGCTTACGCAGCGCAGGCATAAAGCCCACCAGCAAGAAGGGCAAGGCCATGCCCAATCCCAGCCCGGTAAACACCATCAGCCCAACACTGGTTGGCAGCACCAGCGCAGCGCCCAAAGCCGTTGCCATAAAAGGGCCGGTGCAAGGGGTAGCCACAAAGGCTGCCAACACCCCGGTCCAAAAGTCGCCCGCCACGCCTTGCTTTTGCTGCAAGCGACTGCCAGAACTCAGGGTACCGAGTTCAAACAATCCGGCCAGATTCAGTGCTATGGCCATCATCAGCAAAATAAGCACCACTATGATTTCTGGACGCTGCAACTGAAAGGCCCAGCCCACCTGATGACCAAACTCACGCAGCAACAGGATAAGCCCCCCGAGCAGCACGCACACCAGTACGGCCCCCAGGGTATAGGCCAGAGCACCGGCTCTGGCGACTCGCTCATCCCCGAGATTGGCCAGGCTCAACACCTTTAAGCTCAGAATGGGAAAAACACAGGGCATTAGATTCAGTAACAATCCTCCAAGAATCGCCCCCAGTACGGTCACCAAGGACATGACAAGCAGATTGTCTGGCTCTGCGCCTGGCAACCCAGCCCCGGTCGGGAACACCAGTGCATCCCCACTCACCTGGACTGCCTTGACCCTGATAGCCTGTGCATCATCCAGGGTCAGCACGCCATAAAAGTCGCTGACCCCAGCCTCGCCCGCCCCGGTTTGCATAAAAAGGCGATCGCCATTTCGCACAAAGGATTGCGGCGCCGTATTGGCTATCGGCCCATTGACCTCAGGGTAGAAATGAAGCGTCTTTGTGAGCGGCACAGATTCGGGAAATGGCAGCGACAACATCAATTGACCGTTTTGAATGCTGAAGTCCGCCATGGTCGCCACAGGTTTGGGAATGGCCCGTCGCCAATCGGAGAAGGCCTCAAGGGGCGCGCTTGAGGTGCCTTTGTCTGCCACTGTGAATTGGGTCTCAAGCCGCTGCTGCTCAGGCACGCACAGCTTGGGGCTGCACACCAGATAGCGAATATCCACCGCCAGGGTAAGCGCTGTACCGGGCGCAATATCCTCAGAAATGCTCAGAGGTGCCAGCAGGGCATAATCCCCGTGGTAGATGTAATTCATCAGGTCACTTATCACCATGGGCTCGGGGGCGGGATATTGCAGCTCACCCACCGTCACCCCATTCGGCAACAGCCATTGTGCCTGCAGCGGGAATCCGGCATCCCCCGGGTTTAACCAGTAACCATGCCAGCCTGCCTCGGGTGACATCTTTATTGCCAGGCCGGTGTCAGTTCCGGCGACTGGCGCGCTGGACTCCAGCTGCAGCGACGCCCTTATCTTATGCCCTGTGTCGTCACCCGCAGGTGCCGTGATGGCTGCGGCCGTCATCAGCCAGCAGCAGGCGATGAGTTTCAGCCCAAAGGTAATGATTTTCATGATATGCCCTTTAGTCCAAGCCGTTATTTGCTACATCATTGGCTGATATCAGCGCCGAGCAGCGACTGGAGACGCGGGATAAAGTCAGGGGCCTGCAGGCTGACCTTTTCGGTCACCTTGCCAGCCTCATCGATATAGACGATGGTCGGCAATTGGGTAACACCAAACTGACCAAACAGGCTACCTTGTTCGTCAAACACAATGGGCAACTGCGGTTTGTAGTTGGTTTGGTATTCGGCCAGATCGGCCTCAGATGACCAGAGGTTGCTGGAGATATGCAGCCACTGGGCGTTGCTTTCGGGTGCTTGCTGCTCGATCATCTCCCTCACCTGCTGACACGCCCTCGCGGTGGCAGGCTCAGACTCTGCCAGATACCACTCACACCAGGGGGCAAAAAACACCAGCCCGGTGGCTTTACCCGGCTTTACAGCCGTCGGCAGTGGATATGCATGGTTATCCAGGTCGGTTAATGTCAGCGGCACCAGGATATCCCCAAGCCCGTATCCAGCGACATTAACAAGCGCTGTTTCAGCGGTTTTTGGGGCCACACCGTCAGCACCAGCGACAGTTGCCGCTCGGGCGCCGGGGGCTGCCACAACGGCTTTCAGAGCCTGATGAAACGCTTCGTCGTCCTGATGCCCCACATAAGCAATACGCCCATCTCTGTCGATTAAAAAGTGCTGCGGCGTAACCCGTAAGTTAAAGGCCCGCGCCAGGGTGCCATCATCTATGGTCACGGGCATGTTAAGGCCGGTCTTTTTCACAAAGGCACCCACAGAATTGAGGTTATCGCTGATGCCGGTATTCACCGCAATCACTTGCAGATCATTGCCATACTGCTGATAAATCTTCTCAAATCCGGGCATTTGCTGACGGCAAGGCACACACCAGGTGGCCCAAAACTTCAGGTACACCGGCTTTTTGCCATAAAGCTCACCCAGGTTGAGGGTGTCTCCAGTCAGTGTTGTCAGCGACAATCCGGGTGCAGGCGTGCCCAAAAGTTCGCTGCCGGCGAGCTTGGCGCGTCTCTCGCCTTCGGCGGCAAAATCGTCTTTGGCCGAGGCCTGTCCCACCAAAGCAGCAGACAGCAGCAGCGCGGACAGGCCAACGCTCATCAATTTGGGCAGCAATTTGGAAGTGTTGAGGGGTAATGATGTCATACAGGATTCCCATAGGTTGTGACTGAAGGGGTAAGCCGCCCGGCGAAACTCAATACTCTGTTGCAGAGGTAAGTACAAAGAGACTGTGCTTAGAGAACGGCTGCTCTAAGGCGGCTGGAGGCATGGTAGGCCATGGGGGAAAATGCAAATTGTAGATTTTCGACATTCGATTAAGATGCACTGAGGGCATCTGGGTTTTCACCAAATCTTGCTTTGATATACTGGCTCACCCCGCTTTTGGAGCGTTTTGCTATGTCGACACTGCCGCATCTTGGTTTTCAGCGCTACCAGCCCTGCGCCCTGCTGCAGCCCTATGTCAGTTGCTACTGGCAAATCTTCCGCCCCGCAGGCGCCGAGTCACAGTCGACTGAGTTTATGCACCCCGAAGGCGGCACAGGTATCGTGTTCAATTTTGGCGCGCCCATTCACCTGGATGGCTGGCAACACAGGGCACAATGCCTGATCACAGGTCCCACCAAACAAAGCACCAAACTGGAACTCTCCGGCAGGGTTGATGCCCTGGGTATTCGCTTCTGGCCCGGCGCAGGGCGGGTATTTTTAAAGTCACCGCTGTCAGAATTGTTGGGACAACACCTGACACCGGGGGATCTGTCGCTGGCGCTGTTAAGCGATGAACTGGCCGAGCGCTTAGCGCTGCTGCCCACGGCACCAGAGCGCATTGCCCTGCTCGAAACCCGGCTGCTGCAATATCTCATCGCCCACGAATCCCAGGCTCAGGCAACCGAGCCCAGGATGCAGTACGCACTCAGGTGGATAGCCGCGCAAAAGGATCAGGGTGAAATACGCAACCTGCTAACCGAGATGGACATCAGCCAGCGCCAACTGGAGCGCCTGTTCCAGCAAAATGTGGGCATGTCCCCAAAAAACTACAGCATACTGCAGCGCACCGGCTTCGCCCGGGAATTGCTTAAACGCGACACTGCCGCCCCACTCACCGATATCGGCTATCAGGCCGGATTCTACGATCAGGCCCACTTTATCCGGGAATTCAAGCACGTGATTGGCATCACTCCAGGGCAGTTCAGAAGTAAGGCATTGCTTCGGCGCTGAGGTCAAATTCGCCCCTGCCATGGGCGGGTTTGGAAATCGGCAAACAGCTGCGCCGCAAGGAAGTAACGCCTGAGCCGGACTGATACACCGATTACTCCGCGTGGCGTCCTGCGGGAAACGCTTATCCGGTGAAACTTTTCATCGCATAGTCTAACGACACGCTAATGCCCTTTCGGAGCCACCGAGGACGATGCTGAAAGATGCCATTACCCTTGCCAAAATTCGAATCAACCCAGTTTCCGGTATTCCTTCGGGCTCATTCCTACCTTGGCTTTGAATAGCTTGCTGAAGTGTTGTGGATAGGCAAAGCCCAAATTATAGGCCACTTCCGTGACTGACAATTGTGTACCAAGCAAGCTGTTTTTGGCCCGCTCCAACACAAAGAAGTGAATGTAATCCGATGCGGTTCTGCCGGTTTCCTTTTTCAACAGGTCGCTCAAATAATAGGGCGAAATCCCCATTTCTTTACCGCAATAGGCCACTGTTGGCAGGCCCAGTTTTTCATACACTTGGTTCTGATAATAACGCTGCAATAGCTGCTCAAACTGGCTGGCAATATCTTTATTCAAATTGGTGCGGGTATAGAACTGCCGGTCGTAATAGCGGGTGCAATAATCCAACAACAGCTTGATGTTGGACACGATCAACTCCTGGCTGTGGCGGTCAATATTGCCTGAGTATTCAGCCACAATTTTATCGACTATGCCCCTGAGACAGGCCTTCTCAACCTCGGAAACATGTAAGGCCTCGTTGGCCTCGTAATGGAAAAATGAATAGCTGCCGATGCAGCGTCCAAGTTCCGAACGGCGAATAAGGTCAGGGTGAAACAGCAGGTTCCAACTCTCTTTTTCATTCGCCACTCCTTCGGCCCCCGAGTATTGCACCACTTGGCCCGGTGCAATAAATACCAAGGTGCCATTTTGGTAATCGTAAGCGTTGCGGCCATAAATACAGGTGCCGGAAATACCGGCTTTTAAACTGATGGAATAGAGCTCTGAAACTATGGGCGTATCTGCTAAATCGTTGAGCCTTTGACTGTCAAAAGCCCCCACCACAGACACCAAGGGGTGCCCGGGTGGCGCAAGACCAAAAGCCTGATGAACCTGGGCAATCGATTTAATGAGAAGCGGCGCTTTCATTTTTCTTTAGCTCTTTCTCGTAGGTGCTCATAATCACCTTATCAAAGATCCGGTCACTTAGCAGGCTACGTAAACACAAGATTGTACGACTCATGTAGCCCGCTATATATCGGGTTCTGGGACTATTTGATGCCACTATCCGTACAACCAATTCGCCAATGACCGCCGGTGAAGACATGCTCTTGGAATTGCTGTAAATCGCTTTATAGGTTCTTGCCACCGCAGTCGACATGGCCTGATAGGCTCCCCCCTTGGCACGTTCCACCAGTGGCTGGTACAAGACATCACCGAACTCCGAGCTGATCCCACCCGGTTCAATTATCACTACATTGATATTAAAAGGCTTAAGCTCCAGTCGCAGACAATCGCTCCAGCCCTCCAGCGCATGTTTGGAGGCGTGGTACCAGGCACCGAGGGGGGTGTAAATTTTGCCACCCACCGAGGAGGTATTGATAATGGTGCCCGACTTTTGTTTGCGCATAGTGGGCAGCACGGCCTTGGTCATCTCGGCGAGGCCAAACAGGTTGACCTCAAACTGGCGTTTGGCATCTTCGTAAGATACATCTTCCACCGCACCTGTAACCGAGTAACCCGCATTATTCCAAAGCACATCAATGCGACCCTGCTCTGCCACAATCTGAGCCACGGCACGCTCAATGGACTCAATAGAGGTTACATCTGTTTCAATGGCAAAACCGCCAGCCGCCACCAACTCCGTCATTTGCGACACTCGCCGAGCCAGACCATAAACTATATGGCCTTCTTTAATCAGTTTGAGTGCCCCGTCTTTCCCCATACCGGAAGACGCGCCTGTCACCACACATACCTTTTTCATCGTCACACCCCAGTGCTGTTTACCAGGCAAGATTGTTTGCCAACAGCACTAATCTAGCGGGAGCTGCCAACGGCTTCTTATACGCATTGCGGAAAAAACAACACCATTTAAGGAATCATCTGAGGGTGTATATGAATAGAGAATTATGAGGAGACAGAGCCGTTCAAGGGTATTGGACAAGCAATACCCCTTGCCCGGGTGTGGGTTGGAGACCCACGACTTTGTGCCGCTGGCACAGCGGCTATCTCTTGCTTCAACTGCAACTTCCGACATCGAATGCCGTTAATCATCAGCGGTGGGCTTTCGCACTGCCACTCCCGACGTCAATTCAAGATTCGGGGAGCCGAGGATTTGTTAAACAATGGAAATCAGTTACAGAGGCTGGAGCGCCTTTTTAGCATCACGAGCCTTGATTCAAGGGCTCTGAATTTGAGATGGGCAGCGTGTCGTAACTCACCTTTTCGCTCAGCAGCTTCGGCAAGTACTAATTTCATGCCTGTATCATCCACAGCCTTAGGATCGCTGTAAGCGTCACCGACAAGCAGCAATCCTTGGTTTGATTGGCTCAAAGCCGTTTCATAGTCTCCATCTGAAATAGCTTGCTTTGAATCCGACCAATAGACCTCAGCTTGCTTGTAAATTAGGGCGTCATTGCAATCTGCAATGGCGCTGCACCCAAACATTAGCAGCGCCCACGCAGG
This sequence is a window from Shewanella zhangzhouensis. Protein-coding genes within it:
- a CDS encoding NAD(P)-dependent alcohol dehydrogenase is translated as MKTIGYAAQSAQSPLEPYEYDCRDLRDDDVAIEILYSGVCHSDLHTVKNDWGWTLYPTVPGHEIVGRVIEAGPGVTQFKAGDKVAVGCMVDSCQTCSHCHSGEEQFCEQGFTQTYNSADRHTGEITKGGYARHIVVRQEFVLQIPPSLDLARAAPLLCAGITTYSPLRTWQVGPGSRVAVIGMGGLGHMAIKLAVAMGAHVTVISRSADKRQDAMQLGANGFLISTETQSMQQAVNQFDLILDTIPVKHDVTPYMPLLEVDGTLTLVGQVGPLAEVNTVPMIMGRRRIAASLIGGIAETQEMLDFCARMNILPEVEMITMEQINDAFERLEKSDVHYRFVIDMQASRF
- a CDS encoding cyclophilin-like fold protein — encoded protein: MNIRLLVNGTVIHASLDDSAAARDFFALLPLSLILTDYAGTEKIAYLDTALSTAGSPTGTAANTGDICYYAPWGNLAFFYRDFGYARGLIKLGRLPGDCAWLTDAKDIELVIEKRL
- a CDS encoding (R)-mandelonitrile lyase; the protein is MKPSDLTVFAALPLLFISLCPEAAQKSENGVHISVDSLDSREPIQGLDAFFTGKVKVEALFSAQGEARSSGANVTFEAGSRTHWHTHPIGQTLIVTSGMGWVQQAGSERIQIQPGDLVSIPANVVHWHGAVSYTSMSHIAIQESKSGSAVTWLEAVTDAQYLNTTLPGAR
- a CDS encoding AraC family transcriptional regulator — encoded protein: MPEKERIDSLSVALAGVVARRTEGVEWASTAIEGLEFYRQPSPTSCAICVVEPSIALVVQGAKSMTLGEQSYRYDTNRFLITSLDLPAKMQVLEASEEQPYLGIVIKLDLAMMSELILQAPLHPHKSATPEHAMVLGNTTASFLDAIQRLVALLDEPESIAVLAPLIKKEIFWRVLISEQGSRLRQIASAGSHGLRIARAIEWLKTHYDEHLSVDGLAELARMSKSTFHHHFREWTSMSPLQYQKRLRLLEARRLMLGENLDASAAAYRVGYESPSQFSREYSRLFGNPPKRDVITHWQ
- a CDS encoding protein-disulfide reductase DsbD family protein produces the protein MKIITFGLKLIACCWLMTAAAITAPAGDDTGHKIRASLQLESSAPVAGTDTGLAIKMSPEAGWHGYWLNPGDAGFPLQAQWLLPNGVTVGELQYPAPEPMVISDLMNYIYHGDYALLAPLSISEDIAPGTALTLAVDIRYLVCSPKLCVPEQQRLETQFTVADKGTSSAPLEAFSDWRRAIPKPVATMADFSIQNGQLMLSLPFPESVPLTKTLHFYPEVNGPIANTAPQSFVRNGDRLFMQTGAGEAGVSDFYGVLTLDDAQAIRVKAVQVSGDALVFPTGAGLPGAEPDNLLVMSLVTVLGAILGGLLLNLMPCVFPILSLKVLSLANLGDERVARAGALAYTLGAVLVCVLLGGLILLLREFGHQVGWAFQLQRPEIIVVLILLMMAIALNLAGLFELGTLSSGSRLQQKQGVAGDFWTGVLAAFVATPCTGPFMATALGAALVLPTSVGLMVFTGLGLGMALPFLLVGFMPALRKRMPRPGAWMVTAKRCFSVPMFLTALGLVWVLMQQADSQYVFVALLLVLLLSLVLWLMGLFLQGGRDRPWWPLLVVLVVITGTLMTASPGSRSHEPLQAEVAEHGARLPLPFDEDVLTTLISERDMFVYFSADWCLTCKLNEKTAIERQETQAAFARANMAVMLGDWTNGDPDITRFLAKHQRSGVPLYLWYRKGNLQPQVLPQLLTPAILIDKASRAGDAVVAHGAQG
- a CDS encoding TlpA family protein disulfide reductase, whose amino-acid sequence is MTSLPLNTSKLLPKLMSVGLSALLLSAALVGQASAKDDFAAEGERRAKLAGSELLGTPAPGLSLTTLTGDTLNLGELYGKKPVYLKFWATWCVPCRQQMPGFEKIYQQYGNDLQVIAVNTGISDNLNSVGAFVKKTGLNMPVTIDDGTLARAFNLRVTPQHFLIDRDGRIAYVGHQDDEAFHQALKAVVAAPGARAATVAGADGVAPKTAETALVNVAGYGLGDILVPLTLTDLDNHAYPLPTAVKPGKATGLVFFAPWCEWYLAESEPATARACQQVREMIEQQAPESNAQWLHISSNLWSSEADLAEYQTNYKPQLPIVFDEQGSLFGQFGVTQLPTIVYIDEAGKVTEKVSLQAPDFIPRLQSLLGADISQ
- a CDS encoding AraC family transcriptional regulator — protein: MSTLPHLGFQRYQPCALLQPYVSCYWQIFRPAGAESQSTEFMHPEGGTGIVFNFGAPIHLDGWQHRAQCLITGPTKQSTKLELSGRVDALGIRFWPGAGRVFLKSPLSELLGQHLTPGDLSLALLSDELAERLALLPTAPERIALLETRLLQYLIAHESQAQATEPRMQYALRWIAAQKDQGEIRNLLTEMDISQRQLERLFQQNVGMSPKNYSILQRTGFARELLKRDTAAPLTDIGYQAGFYDQAHFIREFKHVIGITPGQFRSKALLRR
- a CDS encoding helix-turn-helix domain-containing protein, with product MKAPLLIKSIAQVHQAFGLAPPGHPLVSVVGAFDSQRLNDLADTPIVSELYSISLKAGISGTCIYGRNAYDYQNGTLVFIAPGQVVQYSGAEGVANEKESWNLLFHPDLIRRSELGRCIGSYSFFHYEANEALHVSEVEKACLRGIVDKIVAEYSGNIDRHSQELIVSNIKLLLDYCTRYYDRQFYTRTNLNKDIASQFEQLLQRYYQNQVYEKLGLPTVAYCGKEMGISPYYLSDLLKKETGRTASDYIHFFVLERAKNSLLGTQLSVTEVAYNLGFAYPQHFSKLFKAKVGMSPKEYRKLG
- a CDS encoding oxidoreductase is translated as MKKVCVVTGASSGMGKDGALKLIKEGHIVYGLARRVSQMTELVAAGGFAIETDVTSIESIERAVAQIVAEQGRIDVLWNNAGYSVTGAVEDVSYEDAKRQFEVNLFGLAEMTKAVLPTMRKQKSGTIINTSSVGGKIYTPLGAWYHASKHALEGWSDCLRLELKPFNINVVIIEPGGISSEFGDVLYQPLVERAKGGAYQAMSTAVARTYKAIYSNSKSMSSPAVIGELVVRIVASNSPRTRYIAGYMSRTILCLRSLLSDRIFDKVIMSTYEKELKKNESAASH